The following proteins are co-located in the Hevea brasiliensis isolate MT/VB/25A 57/8 chromosome 11, ASM3005281v1, whole genome shotgun sequence genome:
- the LOC131170470 gene encoding transcription factor MYB4-like, with amino-acid sequence MALKKGKWSPEEDQKLTAYISRHGICNWNEMPKAAGLPRSGKSCRLRWINYLRPNIKHGNFSKKEEDTIYKLHEMLGNRWSAIAARLPGRTDNDIKNYWNCNLKRRLRNAASATKLERVQSTYGVQPKMKKHLSEGTGSISTVPKALIAESSKEIPNSSSSNLVNGIDKNQALGQSTNVVLSTVSENFETLHGQSFSTEGLHIMEDHWETLYPFPSYNDLFGYFPLLSYENQAIEQEHIDLSGDLQNQIWHEEPVYSYYNYCSDLFEYPLLWFDEYQQPCPMIEDLYITADKKGLEGPVHPYDSGTRNNFEDCPACYNNIQ; translated from the exons ATGGCTTTGAAAAAAGGAAAATGGAGTCCTGAGGAAGATCAAAAGTTAACAGCTTATATTAGCAGACATGGCATTTGCAACTGGAATGAGATGCCaaaagctgctg GTTTGCCAAGGTCAGGGAAGAGTTGTAGACTTCGCTGGATAAATTATCTCAGGCCAAATATAAAGCATGGGAACTTCAGCAAGAAAGAAGAAGACACTATATACAAGCTGCATGAAATGCTGGGGAACAG GTGGTCTGCAATTGCAGCCAGATTGCCTGGAAGAACAGACAATGACATAAAAAATTACTGGAACTGCAATTTAAAAAGACGCTTGCGGAATGCAGCATCTGCAACTAAATTGGAGAGGGTGCAAAGTACTTATGGAGTGCAGCCAAAGATGAAGAAGCATCTCTCCGAAGGTACTGGCTCAATTTCGACTGTTCCAAAAGCGTTGATCGCAGAAAGCTCTAAGGAGATCCCAAATTCATCAAGTTCTAATCTTGTCAACGGAATTGATAAAAACCAGGCTTTAGGTCAAAGTACTAATGTTGTGCTATCTACAGTTTCTGAAAACTTCGAAACCTTACATGGACAATCATTTTCTACGGAAGGCTTGCATATAATGGAGGATCATTGGGAAACTCTTTACCCTTTTCCTTCCTATAATGActtgtttggctattttcctctGCTGTCTTATGAGAACCAGGCAATAGAACAGGAGCATATTGATTTATCTGGAGACCTCCA GAACCAGATTTGGCATGAAGAGCCTGTTTATTCATATTATAATTACTGCAGTGATTTATTTGAATATCCTCTTTTGTGGTTTGATGAATACCAG CAGCCGTGCCCAATGATAGAAGACTTGTACATTACAGCGGATAAGAAAGGTCTTGAAGGGCCTGTTCATCCATATGATTCCGGTACCAGAAACAATTTTGAAGATTGTCCTGCATGctataataatatacaataa